The following proteins are co-located in the Streptomyces sp. DT2A-34 genome:
- a CDS encoding nucleotidyltransferase domain-containing protein codes for MHPETLVRDHTIYACVMGSRAFGLATDGSDTDRRGVFLAPTPLFWRFDKPPTHVEGPLEEQFSWELERFCELALRANPNILECLHSPLVEYADDIGRELLALREAFLSRHAFETFTRYALGQRKKLEADVRAHGAPRWKHAMHLTRLLISARDLLRTGHLTIDVGDRREPLLAVKRGEVPWPEVESWMTRLASEAEAASHRSPLPTEPDHRRVEDFLIRVRRTSALQPAPYDEGVQGVVGARGVGQR; via the coding sequence ATGCACCCCGAGACCCTGGTACGCGACCACACGATCTACGCCTGCGTCATGGGCTCGCGCGCCTTCGGTCTGGCGACGGACGGAAGCGACACCGACCGCCGGGGCGTGTTCCTCGCGCCCACCCCGCTCTTCTGGCGCTTCGACAAGCCGCCGACGCATGTAGAAGGCCCGCTGGAGGAGCAGTTCAGCTGGGAGTTGGAACGCTTCTGCGAGCTGGCCCTGCGCGCCAACCCGAACATCCTGGAGTGCCTGCACTCCCCGCTCGTGGAGTACGCCGACGACATCGGCCGCGAGCTGCTGGCCCTGCGCGAGGCGTTCCTGTCCCGCCATGCCTTCGAGACGTTCACGCGCTACGCGCTGGGTCAGCGCAAGAAGCTGGAGGCGGACGTCCGCGCACACGGTGCCCCGCGCTGGAAGCACGCGATGCACCTGACCCGCCTCCTGATCAGCGCCCGCGACCTGCTCCGCACCGGCCACCTCACGATCGACGTGGGCGACCGGCGCGAGCCGCTGCTCGCGGTCAAGCGCGGCGAGGTCCCCTGGCCGGAGGTCGAGTCCTGGATGACCCGACTGGCGAGCGAGGCCGAGGCGGCCTCCCACCGCAGCCCGCTCCCGACCGAGCCGGACCACCGCCGGGTGGAGGACTTCCTGATACGGGTCCGCCGCACCTCAGCCCTCCAGCCGGCTCCGTACGACGAAGGCGTGCAGGGCGTCGTAGGCGCTCGGGGCGTCGGGCAGCGCTGA
- a CDS encoding Rieske (2Fe-2S) protein translates to MSNRPTRRTILITAGATGAAALVAACGDSDDKGSSAPSLSPGEELTTTADVPVGGGTILKDEKVVVTQPKSGEFKAFSAICTHQRCTVGSVSDGTINCPCHGSKFNITDGSVANPPATKPLPEKKITVEGNSIRLV, encoded by the coding sequence ATGAGCAACCGTCCGACGCGCCGCACCATCCTCATCACGGCAGGCGCGACAGGCGCGGCGGCACTCGTCGCGGCCTGCGGCGATTCCGACGACAAAGGCAGCTCGGCCCCGAGCCTCTCCCCCGGCGAGGAGCTGACCACCACGGCCGACGTCCCGGTGGGCGGCGGCACGATCCTCAAGGACGAGAAGGTGGTGGTGACCCAGCCGAAGTCCGGCGAGTTCAAGGCGTTCTCCGCGATCTGCACGCATCAGCGGTGCACGGTCGGCAGTGTCTCTGACGGCACGATCAACTGCCCCTGCCACGGCAGCAAGTTCAACATCACGGACGGCTCGGTGGCCAACCCTCCGGCGACGAAGCCGCTGCCCGAGAAGAAGATCACCGTGGAGGGAAATTCGATCCGCCTGGTGTGA
- the aroH gene encoding chorismate mutase, which translates to MAVRAVRGAVQLERDEAVHMDEQVGALLTAILERNGLSPDDLISIWFTATPDLHSDFPAAAARKLGIVDVPLICAQELDIAGAMPRVVRVLAHIESDKPRADIAHVYLGAAAALRKDIAQ; encoded by the coding sequence GTGGCGGTACGAGCGGTCCGGGGGGCCGTCCAACTGGAGCGGGACGAGGCCGTCCACATGGACGAGCAGGTCGGGGCCCTGCTCACCGCGATTCTGGAGCGCAACGGCCTGAGCCCGGACGATCTGATCAGCATCTGGTTCACGGCCACGCCCGACCTGCACAGCGACTTCCCGGCGGCCGCCGCCCGCAAGCTCGGCATCGTCGACGTGCCGCTGATCTGCGCCCAGGAGCTGGACATCGCCGGCGCCATGCCCCGGGTCGTGCGCGTCCTGGCGCACATCGAGTCCGACAAGCCCCGCGCCGACATCGCGCACGTCTACCTCGGCGCCGCGGCCGCCCTGCGCAAGGACATCGCCCAGTGA
- a CDS encoding prephenate dehydrogenase gives MRTALVIGTGLIGTSAALALAGRGVVVHLADHDPEQARTAAALGAGTDEAPEGPVDLAIVAAPPAHVAGVLADAMRRGVARGYLDVASVKGGPRRELEALGLDLSAYIGTHPMSGREKSGPLAATGDLFEGRPWVLTPTRDTDTEVLNLALELVSHCRAVPVVMDADAHDRAVALVSHMPHLVSSMVAARLENAEEAAVRLCGQGIRDVTRIAASDPRMWIDILSANPGPVADLLTDVAADLEETVRALRALQSSDDVKRLEGTSGIEDVLRRGNAGQVRVPGKHGAAPRVYEVVAVLIDDQPGQLARIFADAGRAGVNIEDVRIEHATGQQAGLVQLMVEPKAATVLSAALRERGWAIRQ, from the coding sequence GTGAGAACCGCACTCGTCATCGGCACCGGCCTCATCGGTACGTCCGCCGCGCTGGCGCTGGCAGGGCGCGGCGTCGTCGTCCACCTCGCCGACCACGACCCCGAGCAGGCCCGTACGGCGGCCGCGCTCGGCGCCGGCACGGACGAGGCGCCCGAGGGGCCCGTGGACCTCGCGATCGTCGCCGCCCCGCCCGCGCACGTGGCCGGGGTGCTCGCCGACGCCATGCGCCGGGGTGTGGCCCGCGGCTACCTCGACGTGGCCAGCGTCAAGGGCGGGCCGCGGCGTGAGCTGGAGGCGCTGGGGCTGGATCTGTCCGCGTACATCGGTACGCATCCCATGTCGGGCCGGGAGAAGTCCGGGCCGCTGGCCGCCACCGGGGACCTCTTCGAGGGCCGTCCCTGGGTGCTGACGCCGACCCGCGACACCGACACCGAGGTGCTGAACCTCGCCCTGGAGCTGGTCTCGCACTGCCGTGCGGTGCCGGTGGTGATGGACGCCGACGCCCACGACCGGGCGGTCGCCCTGGTGTCGCACATGCCGCACCTGGTGTCCAGCATGGTCGCCGCGCGGCTGGAGAACGCCGAGGAGGCGGCCGTACGGCTGTGCGGTCAGGGCATTCGTGACGTGACGCGGATCGCGGCGTCCGATCCGCGGATGTGGATCGACATCCTCTCCGCGAACCCGGGGCCGGTCGCCGACCTGCTCACGGATGTCGCCGCGGACCTGGAGGAGACGGTGCGGGCGCTGCGGGCGCTGCAGTCGTCCGACGACGTCAAGCGGCTGGAGGGGACGTCCGGGATCGAGGACGTGCTGCGGCGCGGGAACGCGGGGCAGGTGCGCGTGCCCGGTAAGCACGGGGCGGCTCCTCGGGTCTACGAGGTCGTCGCGGTGCTGATCGACGACCAGCCGGGGCAGCTGGCTCGGATCTTCGCGGATGCGGGGCGGGCCGGGGTCAATATCGAGGACGTGCGGATCGAGCATGCGACGGGGCAGCAGGCCGGTCTGGTGCAGTTGATGGTGGAGCCGAAGGCGGCGACGGTGCTCAGTGCTGCGCTGCGGGAGCGGGGTTGGGCGATCCGTCAGTAG
- the cmk gene encoding (d)CMP kinase has product MENGAAKPVIVAIDGPSGTGKSSTSKAVAAQLGLSYLDTGAQYRAITWWMVANGIDIEDPTAIAAVAGKPEIVSGTDPANPTITVDGTDVAGPIRTQEVTSKVSAVSAVPDVRARITELQRSLATSAEIGIVVEGRDIGTTVLPDADLKIFLTASPEARAARRTGELKGADVHTTREALLKRDAADSSRKTSPLAKADDAVEVDTTELTLQQVIECVVTLVEEKRAGK; this is encoded by the coding sequence GTGGAAAACGGTGCCGCCAAGCCCGTGATTGTCGCCATCGACGGCCCCTCCGGCACGGGCAAGTCGAGCACGTCGAAGGCCGTCGCCGCGCAGCTCGGGCTGAGCTACCTCGACACCGGCGCCCAGTACCGGGCGATCACCTGGTGGATGGTGGCCAACGGGATCGACATCGAGGACCCGACCGCGATCGCCGCCGTGGCCGGCAAGCCCGAGATCGTCTCCGGCACCGACCCGGCGAACCCGACGATCACCGTCGACGGCACCGACGTGGCCGGCCCGATCCGCACCCAGGAGGTCACCTCCAAGGTCAGCGCGGTCAGCGCGGTGCCCGACGTGCGCGCCCGGATCACCGAGCTGCAGCGCTCCCTGGCCACCTCCGCGGAGATCGGCATCGTCGTCGAGGGCCGTGACATCGGTACGACCGTGCTGCCCGACGCGGATCTGAAGATCTTCCTCACCGCCTCCCCGGAGGCCCGCGCCGCCCGCCGCACCGGCGAGCTGAAGGGCGCCGACGTGCACACGACCCGCGAGGCGCTGCTGAAGCGGGACGCGGCCGACTCCAGCCGCAAGACCTCGCCGCTCGCCAAGGCGGACGACGCGGTCGAGGTGGACACCACCGAGCTCACGCTGCAGCAGGTCATCGAGTGCGTCGTCACGCTCGTCGAGGAGAAGCGGGCCGGAAAGTGA
- a CDS encoding 1-acyl-sn-glycerol-3-phosphate acyltransferase, whose protein sequence is MYGLWKPRVLGAWKVPATGPVLFAVNHSHNIDGPMVMGVAPRPTHFLIKKEAFVGPLDPFLTGIGQLKVDRETTDRTAITQALDVLSAGGVLGIFPEGTRGGGDFASLRAGLAYFAVRSGAPIVPIAVLGSSERQGRLIKGLPPLRSRIDVVFGDPFEAGDGSGRRTRKALDEATERIQKQLTAHLENARRLTGR, encoded by the coding sequence ATGTACGGGCTGTGGAAGCCGCGCGTGCTCGGCGCCTGGAAGGTGCCCGCGACCGGGCCGGTGCTATTCGCCGTCAACCACTCCCACAACATCGACGGCCCGATGGTCATGGGCGTGGCGCCCCGGCCGACGCACTTCCTGATCAAGAAGGAGGCGTTCGTCGGTCCGCTCGACCCCTTCCTGACCGGCATCGGCCAGCTGAAGGTGGACCGCGAGACCACCGACCGCACGGCGATCACGCAGGCCCTCGACGTCCTGTCGGCCGGAGGTGTCCTCGGCATCTTCCCGGAGGGCACCCGAGGCGGGGGCGACTTCGCCTCCCTGCGCGCCGGACTCGCGTACTTCGCGGTGCGTAGCGGGGCGCCGATAGTGCCGATCGCCGTGCTGGGAAGTTCCGAACGGCAGGGACGGTTGATAAAGGGGCTGCCTCCGCTGCGCAGCCGTATCGACGTCGTCTTCGGCGACCCCTTCGAGGCGGGCGACGGCAGCGGCCGGCGTACTCGCAAGGCGCTGGACGAGGCGACCGAGCGCATCCAGAAGCAGCTCACCGCGCACCTGGAAAACGCCAGGCGACTGACCGGCCGCTAG
- the der gene encoding ribosome biogenesis GTPase Der: MNDHIHSEGSLEEHEHGELGDAEYAEFMELAAEEGFDLEDVEGAIEAAGHGPLPVLAVVGRPNVGKSTLVNRIIGRREAVVEDKPGVTRDRVTYEAEWAGRRFKVVDTGGWEQDVFGIDASVAAQAEFAIEAADAVVFVVDAKVGATDTDEAVVRLLRKAGKPVVLCANKVDGPSGEADAAYLWSLGLGEPHPVSALHGRGTGDMLDAVLEALPEAPRESFGGGGIGGPRRIALIGRPNVGKSSLLNKVAGEERVVVNEIAGTTRDPVDELIELGGVTWKFVDTAGIRKRVHLQQGADYYASLRTAAAVEKAEVAVVLIDGSESISVQDQRIVTMAVEAGRAMVIAYNKWDTLDEERRYYLEREIETEFGQVAWAPRVNVSARTGRHMEKLVPAIETALAGWETRVPTGRLNAFLGELVAAHPHPVRGGKQPRILFGTQAGTKPPRFVLFASGFIEAGYRRFIERRLREEFGFEGTPIHISVRVREKRGKKK, from the coding sequence ATGAACGACCACATCCACTCCGAGGGCTCGCTCGAAGAGCACGAGCACGGAGAGCTTGGCGATGCCGAGTACGCGGAGTTCATGGAGCTCGCCGCGGAAGAGGGCTTCGACCTGGAGGACGTCGAGGGGGCGATTGAGGCGGCCGGTCATGGGCCGCTTCCCGTCCTCGCCGTCGTCGGGCGGCCCAACGTCGGCAAGTCGACTCTCGTCAACCGCATCATCGGGCGCCGCGAGGCGGTCGTCGAGGACAAGCCCGGCGTCACCCGTGACCGCGTGACCTACGAGGCCGAGTGGGCGGGCCGCCGCTTCAAGGTCGTCGACACCGGCGGCTGGGAGCAGGACGTCTTCGGTATCGACGCCTCCGTGGCCGCGCAGGCCGAGTTCGCGATCGAGGCCGCCGACGCCGTCGTGTTCGTCGTCGACGCCAAGGTGGGCGCCACTGACACCGACGAGGCGGTTGTACGACTGCTGCGCAAGGCCGGCAAGCCCGTGGTGCTCTGCGCCAACAAGGTCGACGGTCCCAGTGGTGAGGCGGACGCCGCGTATCTGTGGTCGCTGGGGCTGGGGGAGCCGCACCCCGTCTCCGCGCTGCACGGCCGTGGCACCGGCGACATGCTGGACGCCGTCCTGGAGGCGCTGCCGGAGGCCCCGCGCGAGTCCTTCGGCGGGGGCGGCATCGGCGGTCCGCGCCGCATCGCCCTGATCGGCCGCCCGAACGTCGGCAAGTCGTCCCTGCTGAACAAGGTGGCGGGCGAGGAGCGCGTCGTCGTCAACGAAATCGCCGGTACGACCCGTGACCCCGTCGACGAGCTCATCGAACTGGGCGGCGTGACCTGGAAGTTCGTCGACACGGCGGGCATCCGCAAGCGCGTCCACCTCCAGCAGGGCGCCGACTACTACGCCTCGCTGCGCACCGCGGCCGCCGTCGAGAAGGCCGAGGTCGCCGTCGTCCTGATCGACGGCTCCGAGTCCATCTCGGTGCAGGACCAGCGCATCGTCACGATGGCCGTGGAGGCGGGCCGCGCGATGGTGATCGCCTACAACAAGTGGGACACCCTCGACGAGGAGCGCCGCTACTACCTGGAGCGCGAGATCGAGACCGAGTTCGGCCAGGTCGCCTGGGCGCCGCGGGTCAATGTCTCCGCGCGCACCGGCCGGCACATGGAGAAGCTGGTCCCGGCGATCGAGACAGCCCTCGCCGGCTGGGAGACCCGCGTCCCGACCGGCCGCCTGAACGCCTTCCTCGGCGAGCTGGTAGCCGCCCACCCCCACCCGGTCCGCGGCGGCAAGCAGCCCCGCATCCTGTTCGGCACCCAGGCCGGCACCAAGCCCCCGCGGTTCGTGCTCTTCGCCTCCGGGTTCATCGAGGCGGGCTACCGCCGGTTCATCGAGCGCCGGCTGCGCGAGGAGTTCGGCTTCGAGGGCACGCCGATCCATATCTCGGTGCGGGTGCGGGAGAAGCGCGGCAAGAAGAAGTAA
- a CDS encoding transglycosylase family protein: protein MSECADNTHGNGLKTQQAPNRSRTRTTAVLAGAVLLAPLGLLAATGNAAAADGGVWDRIAQCESGGNWHINTGNGYYGGLQFAPSTWRAYGGTAYAPTADQASKAQQIAVATKVQRAQGWGAWPTCSARAGASGGAPAAPATGSASSSAKAAPSTPSQTPERSAGHPNRGSSRGDHTVREGDTLSGIAARHGTTWERLYAANKSVIGGDPHLIVPGQRLEL from the coding sequence ATGTCCGAATGTGCCGATAACACTCACGGCAACGGTCTCAAGACGCAGCAGGCTCCGAACCGGAGCCGGACTCGTACGACGGCGGTCCTCGCCGGGGCGGTACTGCTCGCCCCGCTCGGGCTGCTGGCCGCCACCGGCAACGCCGCGGCGGCGGACGGCGGAGTGTGGGACCGCATCGCACAGTGCGAGAGCGGCGGCAACTGGCACATCAACACCGGCAACGGCTACTACGGCGGACTGCAGTTCGCCCCCTCCACCTGGCGCGCGTACGGCGGTACGGCCTACGCGCCGACGGCGGACCAGGCAAGCAAGGCCCAGCAGATCGCCGTGGCCACCAAGGTCCAGCGCGCCCAGGGGTGGGGTGCGTGGCCGACCTGTTCGGCTCGTGCCGGAGCGTCCGGAGGCGCACCCGCGGCTCCCGCCACCGGCTCGGCCTCCTCCTCCGCCAAGGCGGCCCCGTCGACTCCCTCGCAGACGCCGGAGCGTTCGGCGGGACACCCGAACCGCGGCTCGTCCCGCGGTGACCACACCGTCCGTGAGGGCGACACGCTCAGCGGCATCGCCGCCCGGCACGGGACCACCTGGGAGCGGCTCTACGCCGCCAACAAGTCCGTCATCGGCGGTGATCCCCATCTGATCGTGCCCGGACAGCGCCTCGAACTCTGA
- a CDS encoding transglycosylase family protein — protein sequence MKCTRLTIALAAALFTAVLPGTSHAAQPTHPTQHVHTAPPPAPGPPPKPAAYGCAKDQWPWGCVAKCESGGNWSINTGNGHYGGLQFSQSTWEGFGGGKYAPRADLATRKEQITIARKVVAVQGWGAWPQCSRRYGLKGRMQLEKPSVVDRLTSKTSQLIRKGSTRFGALHGAPTRRSLR from the coding sequence ATGAAATGCACACGACTCACGATCGCCCTGGCCGCCGCACTGTTCACCGCGGTTCTCCCGGGAACGTCGCACGCGGCGCAGCCAACGCACCCGACGCAGCACGTCCATACGGCACCACCACCGGCCCCCGGACCGCCGCCCAAACCCGCGGCGTACGGCTGTGCCAAGGACCAGTGGCCCTGGGGCTGTGTCGCCAAGTGCGAGAGCGGCGGCAATTGGAGCATCAACACCGGCAACGGCCACTACGGGGGACTGCAGTTCTCGCAGTCGACCTGGGAGGGCTTCGGCGGGGGGAAGTACGCCCCGCGCGCGGATCTCGCCACCCGCAAGGAGCAGATCACGATCGCCCGGAAAGTGGTGGCCGTGCAGGGGTGGGGGGCCTGGCCGCAGTGCTCCAGGCGGTACGGGCTCAAGGGCCGTATGCAACTGGAGAAACCCAGCGTCGTGGATCGCCTGACCTCGAAGACATCGCAGCTCATCCGGAAGGGCTCGACCCGGTTCGGCGCGCTGCACGGCGCTCCCACTCGCCGCTCTCTCCGCTGA
- a CDS encoding ATP-binding cassette domain-containing protein: MTTISLRHARVRYGPVEALHGVTLPAPGPGPGLTVLLGRNGSGRTTALRALAGTVPLSGGAVVWDGADVTRMPAYERARRGLCLVPERQATFGSLTVRENLELAADSYDIALDVYPRLAPLLARRAGTLSGGEQRMLALARALLARARVVLVDEPAQGMSPAVAARTYELLSGLDACVIVTEQRLPRVLRGKAALVHELRRGAVVFSGESGEWERRAARRTGSSPSG, from the coding sequence ATGACCACGATCTCGCTGCGCCACGCGCGCGTGCGCTACGGCCCCGTGGAGGCCCTGCACGGCGTCACCCTCCCCGCCCCCGGCCCCGGCCCCGGCCTCACCGTTCTGCTGGGACGGAACGGATCCGGCCGTACGACCGCGCTGCGCGCCCTGGCCGGCACCGTGCCCCTGTCGGGCGGCGCGGTGGTGTGGGACGGCGCCGACGTGACCCGTATGCCCGCATACGAGCGGGCCCGCCGCGGTCTGTGCCTGGTCCCCGAGCGGCAGGCGACGTTCGGCTCCCTCACCGTGCGCGAGAACCTCGAACTCGCGGCCGACTCGTACGACATCGCCCTCGACGTCTACCCCCGGCTCGCGCCTCTCCTCGCGCGCCGCGCCGGCACCCTCTCCGGCGGCGAGCAGCGCATGCTCGCCCTCGCCCGTGCCCTGCTGGCACGCGCGCGCGTGGTGCTCGTGGACGAGCCCGCGCAGGGCATGTCGCCCGCGGTGGCGGCCCGTACGTACGAACTGCTGAGCGGACTCGACGCCTGCGTGATCGTCACCGAGCAGCGCCTGCCGCGCGTGCTGCGCGGCAAGGCGGCACTCGTCCACGAACTGCGGCGGGGTGCGGTCGTGTTCAGCGGAGAGAGCGGCGAGTGGGAGCGCCGTGCAGCGCGCCGAACCGGGTCGAGCCCTTCCGGATGA
- a CDS encoding ATP-binding cassette domain-containing protein yields the protein MSSLTYDLTLAGLSVGSAAALTGIGLVVTYRATGVLNFAHGAIAMVCAYVLRQCVVEWDWPLWASAAVTLLVLAPGIGMVLERFVFRPLAVLGSDPAQTLVASIGVFVLLVGGAALWWGLGARDDAPELVSADPWGQLAVALMLAAGVGAVIRWTRFGRELRAVVDDRQLAALGGIDADRVAAAGWAFGSFTAGLTGVLLAPYVRLDPYGMPLLVMEVVAVAVAARMRSLPVAVIAALGIGVAQSQLTRLHPSGWGAPLLQAVGTNLFVVALLIAALALPRVGTRDALPRTATARVPTPPGAWIVAAVLFLLPLGFAGSDLHTSVQVPALAVVLLSLVVVTGRGGQISLGQAAYAGLGALFTALLAAGRFPGLPRLPELAALGLAVVLVAPLGLLTGWPAISRRGLALALATFAVGVGVSRFVFTQPYAISGLPLDRPAGFEGDRAYYVLELALLAAALLTTRLLRRGRTGRALAAMRDHESGASAAGVQVPSLKLLAFVSGAALAALGGGLLGMGLRAFDPTAYDPVRGLLWFAAVVVLGADSTLGALLAAALLVGLDAGARGGVAAALIGVLAVLVGRFPGGPYEALRAATGRLRRRARLTASGAEVRRRLRPPERGPASQPTSAGVTAPGPTGATRGDERGGASGGTDGRKAPGRSAAQPRPAGAADGAEPPQGPLAPDDESSTGGAGGNPNAAEGRVHPHAPAPAPAPGNATLTTHHLQVRYGTFTALDDVTLTVPPGHITAIIGPNGAGKSTLFHCLAGTHRPAHGQVLLGTRDITRMPAHARTRLGIARTFQQLAVFPSLTVAENVRVGAEQGRVRDPAAVERALALLDLDGPVRAMPAADLPTGTLRRVELARALAGSPRVLLLDEPAAGLDTAEVTALARVLKALAADGTALLVVEHDLDLVADLADTVHVMAAGRVVASGPPGHVLDLAGSQETPV from the coding sequence ATGTCCTCCCTGACGTACGACCTCACCCTGGCCGGACTGTCGGTCGGCAGCGCCGCCGCGCTCACCGGGATCGGTCTGGTCGTGACGTACCGCGCGACCGGGGTGCTGAACTTCGCGCACGGGGCGATCGCGATGGTGTGCGCGTATGTGCTGCGGCAGTGCGTGGTGGAGTGGGACTGGCCGCTGTGGGCGAGCGCTGCGGTGACACTGCTGGTGCTCGCGCCCGGCATCGGGATGGTGCTGGAACGGTTCGTCTTCCGGCCGCTCGCGGTCCTGGGCAGCGACCCGGCGCAGACCCTGGTCGCGTCCATCGGGGTGTTCGTGCTGCTGGTGGGCGGGGCGGCGCTGTGGTGGGGCCTGGGGGCGCGGGACGACGCGCCGGAGCTGGTGTCGGCGGATCCGTGGGGTCAGCTGGCGGTGGCGCTGATGCTGGCGGCCGGGGTCGGGGCGGTCATCCGCTGGACACGCTTCGGGCGGGAACTCCGTGCCGTGGTGGACGACCGCCAACTTGCCGCGCTCGGCGGCATCGACGCGGACCGGGTGGCGGCGGCGGGCTGGGCGTTCGGCTCGTTCACGGCGGGCCTGACGGGCGTGCTGCTGGCGCCGTACGTCCGCCTGGACCCGTACGGCATGCCGCTGCTGGTCATGGAGGTGGTCGCGGTCGCGGTGGCCGCACGCATGCGCAGCCTGCCGGTCGCGGTGATCGCGGCCCTGGGCATCGGCGTGGCCCAGAGCCAGCTGACGCGCCTGCACCCCTCCGGCTGGGGCGCGCCCCTCCTGCAGGCCGTCGGCACGAACCTCTTCGTCGTGGCCCTGCTGATCGCCGCCCTGGCCCTCCCCCGCGTCGGCACCCGCGACGCCCTGCCCCGCACGGCCACCGCGCGCGTGCCGACCCCGCCGGGCGCCTGGATCGTGGCGGCGGTTCTCTTCCTGCTCCCCCTGGGCTTCGCGGGCTCGGACCTGCACACGTCGGTACAGGTGCCGGCGCTGGCCGTGGTGCTGCTGTCCCTGGTCGTGGTCACGGGCCGGGGCGGCCAGATCTCCCTCGGCCAGGCGGCGTACGCGGGCCTGGGCGCCCTGTTCACGGCCCTGCTGGCGGCGGGCCGCTTCCCGGGTCTGCCGCGCCTGCCGGAACTCGCGGCACTGGGGCTGGCGGTCGTCCTCGTAGCCCCCTTAGGCCTCCTCACCGGCTGGCCGGCGATCAGCCGCCGGGGTCTCGCCCTGGCGCTGGCGACCTTCGCGGTGGGCGTCGGCGTGAGCCGCTTCGTCTTCACCCAGCCGTACGCCATCTCGGGCCTCCCCCTGGACCGCCCGGCCGGGTTCGAGGGCGACCGCGCCTACTACGTCCTGGAACTGGCCCTCCTCGCGGCCGCCCTGCTGACGACCCGGCTGCTGCGCCGGGGCCGCACGGGCCGGGCCCTGGCGGCGATGCGGGACCACGAGTCAGGGGCATCGGCGGCAGGCGTCCAGGTGCCCTCCTTGAAGCTCCTGGCCTTCGTCTCCGGCGCCGCCCTGGCGGCGCTGGGCGGCGGCCTGCTCGGCATGGGCCTGCGCGCCTTCGACCCGACCGCCTACGACCCGGTCCGCGGCCTCCTCTGGTTCGCCGCGGTAGTCGTCCTGGGCGCCGACAGCACCCTGGGCGCCCTGCTGGCGGCTGCCCTCCTGGTCGGCCTCGACGCGGGCGCCCGGGGCGGGGTGGCGGCGGCCCTGATCGGGGTGCTGGCGGTGCTGGTGGGCCGCTTCCCCGGGGGACCGTACGAGGCACTGCGTGCGGCGACGGGGAGGCTGCGGCGGAGGGCGAGGCTTACGGCGTCGGGGGCGGAGGTGCGGAGGCGACTGCGACCACCGGAGCGAGGACCTGCATCTCAGCCGACCTCGGCGGGGGTGACGGCGCCAGGGCCGACGGGGGCGACACGCGGGGACGAGCGGGGTGGTGCGAGCGGCGGAACCGATGGACGCAAGGCACCCGGCAGGTCCGCGGCGCAGCCCCGACCAGCCGGGGCCGCCGACGGCGCTGAGCCCCCACAAGGGCCACTCGCACCCGACGACGAAAGCAGTACGGGCGGTGCGGGTGGGAACCCAAACGCGGCCGAAGGCCGCGTGCACCCCCACGCACCCGCACCCGCACCCGCACCCGGCAACGCCACCCTCACCACCCACCACCTCCAAGTCCGCTACGGCACCTTCACCGCCCTCGACGACGTCACCCTCACCGTCCCACCCGGCCACATCACCGCGATCATCGGCCCCAACGGCGCCGGAAAGAGCACCCTGTTCCACTGCCTGGCCGGCACCCACCGCCCCGCCCACGGCCAAGTCCTGCTCGGCACCCGGGACATCACCCGTATGCCGGCCCACGCCCGCACCCGCCTCGGCATCGCCCGCACCTTCCAGCAACTGGCCGTATTCCCCTCCTTGACCGTCGCCGAAAACGTCCGCGTAGGCGCCGAGCAGGGCCGAGTCCGAGACCCCGCGGCCGTGGAACGCGCCCTCGCACTCCTCGACCTCGACGGCCCCGTACGGGCCATGCCCGCCGCCGACCTCCCCACCGGCACACTGCGCCGCGTCGAACTGGCCCGCGCCCTCGCCGGCAGCCCGCGCGTGCTGCTGCTCGACGAACCCGCCGCCGGCCTCGACACCGCAGAAGTCACCGCACTGGCCCGGGTCCTGAAGGCCCTCGCCGCCGACGGCACGGCCCTGCTCGTCGTCGAGCACGACCTCGACCTGGTCGCCGACCTCGCCGACACCGTGCACGTCATGGCGGCGGGCCGCGTCGTCGCCTCCGGCCCACCCGGCCACGTGCTCGACCTCGCAGGCTCCCAGGAGACCCCCGTATGA